The stretch of DNA TGGCCGAGACGTTGATCAAGGCAGTGATGCCCAAGGCATCAAGCATATCCTTCCGGGAAGCATGATAGGCACTGCCCAGGTACAGGAAGGACAGGATCTCCACTGGGCCCCCCTGGAATGCAAAACAGTCCAGCATTCATCAAGCTTGTTCAGAATTAACACCAGTTCCCACGCCCACAAAAACTCCCTACTGAAAAAGGGAGTTTCAGACCCTGGTGACCTCAGCACTGTTGACGAaatattacaataataataaagaataaagtcCATTGGCTTGGACAAAGTCAACAAGCTCTTATATGCCAGCAGCTAGGAGACGCAGCTCCATCCAATCGCTTTACTGTGTAATAAAGATTCCCTGTGTCCCCTCAAGTATAAATAGAGCTCCAGCCGCTCTCTGTATTCTCCCTGGCACAGCCCTTCCAGACCTCTGCCAGCTCCGCCACCCCTTGCAACTCCCCGCATAGACCCGGACTCTTACTAACCTGATCGTAGAGAGGGGTGCTACAGGAGCTGCATCCGGATTCTGCGCTGTCAGGGACACTAGTACTCAGGGGGAGGCTGAGCCCCGTGGGGGTGGGCTGTTTGCTGCACAGCTCCGGGCAGGAAGCCGAAAACGCTTCATATCCTCCTGagaatacaaagacacacattttCCCATTAGCATCACCGACACAGTACCTGGAGACAAGTCACCCACCCACCAGGGGCTGCGAGTTTACAGGAAGGCTCAGGGAAGTCTTTGTTCCTGGAGCCAAACAAAGCCAGTGGAGACTGAACACAGGCACTTCAGGTGGGACGTCCCTTCCCTAGCTGATGGCAGAGGTCCTGCCAGAGCGAGCGCGTACCTTGGAGGAAGAAGACTTGAGTAGTGCGCGCTTCTCGACAGAGCGCGCCCGCGGCCAGGGCCAGAGTGCTGTCGCGCTTGGCGCCGTCCAGGGCGACGCTGCGCTCATCCAGCAGCACAACTGCGTTGTAGGCGCCGGCCAGCAGGCGGCCGCGCAGCTCGGCGTTGGGCACTATATGCTCCAGGCCCATGGCGCCTTTGGCGCGGCGCCGCACGATGGTACTGAAGCGCACGTTCACCGATCCCGCGATGTGGCCGGCGTTGAAGGCGAAGAAGGAGCGGCAGTCCAGAAGCAGGCACTGCGCGGCGCGCTCTCGTAGCAGCGCGCGCAGCCCCCCGGCGTCCAGGATGCCCACCTCCATCACCATTGTCAGCCCTAGCGACCCCAGCGTGCCCGTCTCGCGGTCCTCCAAAAACAGTTTGTCGATCAGGCGCGGTATACTGCGACCCTAAGTCCCTAAGTGTTCGCTGCTCTTAGTCTAGTTTCACTGCGCGTCCCGCTCGCCAGTCCTTCGCTGCGCGCTCAGCCCTGGGAGCGCGGTTTTATCTGGCTTCTCGGGGGGGCGGTCCTGGGCGCGGCGCGGGAGGTGGGGGGGaacggtttgtttgtttgaatggcGGTCACGTGACATGTTGATGACGTCACCCGCCCTGCCGGGCCTGGCGCCGCCGAAGCCAAAGGCAAAGACGTCATCCGCCTGGGAGCGGGTCGGCTTTGAGTGCTGGCTCACGGTCCGGCCCCCACCCTGCTGTCCACCGAGGCCGCAGGCAGGACCCCGGCGCGTTGCCAGCCCGGGTGGCCAGGACGCGCCACATGAGGACGTGCCCGGGGACACCTGCCCGGCTCCCCTCCCGGAGTCTCCACCGAGAGCGTAGGGGCACTGTTGGGACCACGGTGTCAACTGGTCCTGTTCCCCGCTGTTGGGGTAGTGGCCCGGGCGAGCGGAGCGGGAAAGGGGAGTGGGTGGAGTGAGATGACCCTGTGGCTTTACCGAGGACAAATGGCGAGAGTCGAGACACCCTTCTCTAGTgtcactttaaaatgttt from Microtus ochrogaster isolate Prairie Vole_2 chromosome 7, MicOch1.0, whole genome shotgun sequence encodes:
- the Dusp1 gene encoding dual specificity protein phosphatase 1 → MVMEVGILDAGGLRALLRERAAQCLLLDCRSFFAFNAGHIAGSVNVRFSTIVRRRAKGAMGLEHIVPNAELRGRLLAGAYNAVVLLDERSVALDGAKRDSTLALAAGALCREARTTQVFFLQGGYEAFSASCPELCSKQPTPTGLSLPLSTSVPDSAESGCSSCSTPLYDQGGPVEILSFLYLGSAYHASRKDMLDALGITALINVSANCPNHFEGHYQYKSIPVEDNHKADISSWFNEAIDFIDSVKDAGGRVFVHCQAGISRSATICLAYLMRTNRVKLDEAFEFVKQRRSIISPNFSFMGQLLQFESQVLAPHCSAEAGSPAMAVLDRGTSTTTVFNFPVSIPVHPTNSALSYLQSPITTSPSC